The genomic DNA AGGAGCTGGAGAAGGCCCAGGACGATCCCTTTATGGCTTTGGGCATGCTCTTTGCTGGGGGTTTGGTCCAGGCTTTTGTGGATTCCCTGCTTACGCCTGAGGGCTTGGCCAGCCTGGGCACGGGGAAGAACCCCGGTGAGGCTAGCCTGGAGGAGGTGCGCAAGTGGCGGCTAAAACTTCAAGGGCTTTCCCGGGCCTTCGTCTACCACAGGGATAACCCGCAGGCCGGTCTTGTTATGGAGCGCCAGGGGTTAAGGTGCCGGGTGGTACGGATGGTGGTTAACCCCTAGCCTGGCCCCGCAGGTACCGTCCCAGCCTCTGCCCTCCGTGGAAGGCCAGGGCCAGGCTTTCCCAGGGAGGGTCCTTTTTGCGGTGGAGAAGGGGGTCCAGGGCCTCCTTGGCCCATTGGCTCACCAGCACCGGGAAGTCCAGCCCCGTTTCCAGGAAGTACGCCTCCGCCTCCCGCCAGGCCCCCTCGCTCCGGCGGAAAAAGGCGGAGAGGTCCTTGGGCGGCGGGGCCTCCGGCCAGAGGAAGCCGCTTACCACCCCCAGGAGCCATGCTCCCCGGAGGTGCTTGGGCAAGGCCTGGGCTCCCCGGGCCACGTACCCCAGGGGGTCCTTGTGCAAAAGCTCCCGCGGTAGACGGGCCAGGGGGTCCTCCATGCCTTGAGTGTAAACCTGGTGTGGGGAAAAATCCCGGGCCCCGGGATACCTTCCGTACCCCAGGGCCGGAAAGAAGGCCACGGGCTTAGCCCGCGGCAAGGGCGGGGAGCACGGCTCCGGGAATGAGGCCCAGCAGGATGAGAAGAAGCGCCACCCCCAGGGCCACGCTCCGGGCCAAGGGCCGGGGACGGGCCTCGGCTGCCCCCTTCTGGAACACGGCCAAGCCCAAGGCCAGATAGTAGTAGGCGCTCACCGCGCTGGTGATGAGGGCCAGGACCAAAAGGCCCCACTGCCCGGCCTTGGCGGCCTCGGTGAAGACCAGGTACTTGCCCCAGAAGCCAGCCAGGGGTGGAAGGCCCAGGAGGGACAAGGAGGCCACGAAGAGGCCTAGGCCGAGGAGGGGGTCTCGGTGGAAGAGCCCTTTAAGCCGCTCCAGGGGCACCCGGTCCGGGGAGACCTCCGAGAGCACGGCGAAGGCCAGCCCCGTGGCCAGCACGTAGGTGAGGAGGTAGAAGCCCAAGGCCGTGGC from Thermus albus includes the following:
- a CDS encoding DUF2939 domain-containing protein, giving the protein MRRHWSGTWAFPRVREGLEADLNAAMVKELEKAQDDPFMALGMLFAGGLVQAFVDSLLTPEGLASLGTGKNPGEASLEEVRKWRLKLQGLSRAFVYHRDNPQAGLVMERQGLRCRVVRMVVNP